Proteins encoded together in one Labeo rohita strain BAU-BD-2019 chromosome 21, IGBB_LRoh.1.0, whole genome shotgun sequence window:
- the LOC127152695 gene encoding olfactory receptor 52N2-like produces the protein MDNLTFRYSVLLVEGLQITHQSSQLTFIFLFIAYVFAMVSNIGILIQILTEKSLHQPMHILFCHLPVSDVIGATVLIPRLLKDLLTDPSERYITYVECVFQAFFTHLYGTTSHTILMIMAFDRYVAICNPLLYPTIMSNKMIVKLSTGAWAAAVVPVGILIGLSVRLSHCRSFIPNHFCDNASLFKLSCENTVINNVYGLTFTVVLLTSSLGWVLLTYLRIAMVCLKSKNKATNKKAIKTCSSHLIVYVILIICGFVPIFLHRFSEYADSRKFGSVMFHVIPPGLNPIIYGLQAKEIRQRMLKLCRKKVNSS, from the coding sequence ATGGACAACCTGACATTCAGATACAGTGTACTCTTAGTGGAGGGACTGCAAATTACACATCAGTCCAGCCAGCTGACcttcatttttctatttattgcTTATGTCTTTGCAATGGTATCTAACATTGGGATTTTGATTCAGATCTTAACAGAAAAAAGTTTACACCAGCCTATGCATATTCTTTTCTGTCACTTGCCAGTGAGTGATGTCATCGGAGCAACTGTCCTCATACCACGCTTACTGAAGGACTTATTAACCGACCCCTCTGAGCGCTACATTACATATGTGGAATGTGTTTTCCAAgctttttttacacatttatatggAACAACTTCCCACACTATTCTAATGATCATGGCCTTTGACAGATATGTGGCCATATGCAATCCACTGCTATACCCAACTATAATGTCCAATAAAATGATAGTTAAACTGTCTACAGGAGCTTGGGCTGCTGCAGTAGTGCCAGTGGGCATTTTGATTGGCCTCAGTGTGCGTCTGTCTCACTGCAGATCATTTATTCCAAACCATTTTTGTGATAATGCTTCACTATTTAAACTGTCTTGTGAAAATACAGTGATTAATAATGTATATGGATTAACTTTTACTGTGGTTTTACTCACCTCTTCATTGGGGTGGGTGTTATTGACATATCTCAGAATAGCAATGGTatgtttaaaaagcaaaaacaaagcaaCTAACAAAAAAGCCATAAAAACTTGCAGCAGTCATTTGATTGTTTATGTCATCTTGATAATTTGTGGTTTTGTCCCAATTTTTCTTCACCGTTTCTCTGAGTATGCTGACAGTAGGAAGTTTGGGAGTGTAATGTTCCATGTTATACCACCAGGATTAAACCCCATAATATATGGTTTACAAGCGAAGGAAATAAGACAAAGAATGTTAAAactttgcagaaaaaaagttaattctagctga